In Lycium ferocissimum isolate CSIRO_LF1 chromosome 11, AGI_CSIRO_Lferr_CH_V1, whole genome shotgun sequence, a single genomic region encodes these proteins:
- the LOC132037130 gene encoding protein NARROW LEAF 1 isoform X2: MDRARLSKRTRCSGSTPSEESALDLEKYCCSYSNLPSLSPPTLQPYASAGQHSEGNAAYFSWPSRNDAAEERANYFANLQKGVLPETLGRLPEGQRATTLLDLMTIRASHSKLLRCYSLGTAIGFRIRRGVLTDIPAILVFVSRKVHKRWLSPIQCLPTALEGPGGVWCEVDVVEFSYFGAPEPTPKEQLYTEIVDDLRGSDPCIGSGSQVASQETYGTLGAIVRSLSGNRQVGFLTNRHVAVDLDYPNQKMFHPLPPTLGPGVYLGSVERATSFIRDDLWYGIFAGVNPETFVRADGAFIPFTDDFDMTSVTTSVKGIGEMGDVKVIDLQSPISSLIGKQVMKVGRSSGLTTGTVLAYALEYNDEKGICFLTDFLVNGENQQTFDLEGDSGSLIVLKGENGEKPRPIGIIWGGTANRGRLKLKVGQSPENWTSGVDLGRLLNFLELDIITKEEALRVAVQEQRAASATMVGSTAGDSSPPDIMLPKDKIEPLGLHIQQIPLEDGVGGPDINSSPVEATFNLEESGINFGASVEHQFITSFNGQPPANQEDHRDKSAYENLSALRKGSDEDISFSLQLGGHESKRSRSESSPSTDEPE, translated from the exons ATGGATCGAGCAAGGTTGAGTAAAAGAACCCGTTGCTCAGGTTCAACACCGTCAGAGGAGTCAGCCTTAGATCTTGAAAAATACTGTTGCAGTTACTCTAATCTTCCTTCACTTAGTCCACCAACACTTCAACCTTATGCATCGGCTGGACAACACTCTGAGGGTAATGCTGCATACTTCTCCTGGCCTAGTCGGAATGATGCTGCTGAAGAGAGAGCAAACTATTTCGCGAATCTTCAGAAAGGGGTTTTGCCAGAAACTCTTGGCAGATTGCCTGAGGGGCAGAGAGCGACAACCTTGCTTGATCTCATGACTATAAGAGCATCTCATAGCAAACTCTTGCGTTGCTACAGCCTCGGTACAGCAATTGGTTTTCGTATTCGACGTGGTGTTTTGACTGATATACCAGCAATACTAGTGTTTGTATCCCGCAAAGTTCACAAACGATGGCTTAGTCCAATTCAGTGTCTACCTACTGCTTTAGAG GGTCCTGGAGGTGTGTGGTGTGAAGTGGATGTGGTCGAGTTCTCCTATTTTGGTGCACCAGAGCCGACACCCAAGGAACAGTTGTACACGGAGATAGTCGATGACCTGCGGGGTAGTGATCCGTGTATTGGTTCAGGATCTCAG GTAGCAAGCCAGGAGACATATGGAACCTTGGGTGCTATTGTGAGGAGCCTATCAGGCAATCGGCAAGTTGGTTTTCTAACAAATCGGCATGTTGCTGTTGACTTAGATTACCCAAATCAGAAAATGTTCCATCCTTTACCTCCAACACTTGGACCTGGGGTATATCTGGGTTCAGTGGAGCGAGCTACATCTTTTATCAGAGACGACCTTTGGTATGGCATATTTGCTGGCGTAAATCCAG AGACATTTGTTAGGGCAGATGGTGCATTCATCCCTTTCACAGATGATTTTGATATGACCTCTGTGACTACTTCTGTAAAGGGTATAGGGGAAATGGGAGATGTCAAAGTTATAGATTTGCAATCTCCTATTAGTAGTCTCATTGGGAAGCAGGTGATGAAGGTCGGAAGAAGCTCTGGATTGACTACAGGGACTGTTTTGGCATATGCCCTTGAATACAATGATGAGAAAGGGATTTGCTTCTTGACCGATTTTCTTGTCAATGGAGAAAACCAGCAGACGTTTGACCTTGAAGGAGACAGTGGAAGTTTAATCGTGTTAAAGGGTGAGAATGGGGAGAAACCCCGACCAATTGGTATTATTTGGGGTGGAACTGCAAATAGGGGGCGGCTTAAACTAAAAGTGGGACAATCTCCTGAAAACTGGACTAGTGGAGTTGACCTTGGGCGCCTGCTTAATTTCCTTGAACTTGATATCATCACAAAAGAAGAAGCTCTTAGAG TTGCAGTACAAGAACAGAGAGCTGCCTCTGCCACAATGGTGGGCTCTACAGCTGGGGATTCTTCACCTCCTGATATAATGCTTCCAAAGGACAAAATAGAGCCTCTTGGGCTTCACATTCAACAAATTCCCTTAGAAGATGGTGTTGGTGGGCCTGATATAAACTCGTCGCCTGTGGAAGCTACATTTAACTTGGAAGAAAGTGGGATTAACTTTGGTGCAAGTGTCGAACATCAATTCATTACAAGCTTCAATGGGCAACCTCCGGCTAATCAAGAAGATCACCGTGATAAGTCAGCATACGAGAATCTCTCAGCTTTGAGGAAAGGCTCCGATGAAGACATCAGCTTTTCCTTGCAGTTGGGTGGTCATGAATCCAAGAGAAGTCGTTCAGAATCTTCACCAAGCACAGATGAACCAGAATGA
- the LOC132037130 gene encoding protein NARROW LEAF 1 isoform X1, whose product MSRNMDRARLSKRTRCSGSTPSEESALDLEKYCCSYSNLPSLSPPTLQPYASAGQHSEGNAAYFSWPSRNDAAEERANYFANLQKGVLPETLGRLPEGQRATTLLDLMTIRASHSKLLRCYSLGTAIGFRIRRGVLTDIPAILVFVSRKVHKRWLSPIQCLPTALEGPGGVWCEVDVVEFSYFGAPEPTPKEQLYTEIVDDLRGSDPCIGSGSQVASQETYGTLGAIVRSLSGNRQVGFLTNRHVAVDLDYPNQKMFHPLPPTLGPGVYLGSVERATSFIRDDLWYGIFAGVNPETFVRADGAFIPFTDDFDMTSVTTSVKGIGEMGDVKVIDLQSPISSLIGKQVMKVGRSSGLTTGTVLAYALEYNDEKGICFLTDFLVNGENQQTFDLEGDSGSLIVLKGENGEKPRPIGIIWGGTANRGRLKLKVGQSPENWTSGVDLGRLLNFLELDIITKEEALRVAVQEQRAASATMVGSTAGDSSPPDIMLPKDKIEPLGLHIQQIPLEDGVGGPDINSSPVEATFNLEESGINFGASVEHQFITSFNGQPPANQEDHRDKSAYENLSALRKGSDEDISFSLQLGGHESKRSRSESSPSTDEPE is encoded by the exons ATGAGCAGAAATATGGATCGAGCAAGGTTGAGTAAAAGAACCCGTTGCTCAGGTTCAACACCGTCAGAGGAGTCAGCCTTAGATCTTGAAAAATACTGTTGCAGTTACTCTAATCTTCCTTCACTTAGTCCACCAACACTTCAACCTTATGCATCGGCTGGACAACACTCTGAGGGTAATGCTGCATACTTCTCCTGGCCTAGTCGGAATGATGCTGCTGAAGAGAGAGCAAACTATTTCGCGAATCTTCAGAAAGGGGTTTTGCCAGAAACTCTTGGCAGATTGCCTGAGGGGCAGAGAGCGACAACCTTGCTTGATCTCATGACTATAAGAGCATCTCATAGCAAACTCTTGCGTTGCTACAGCCTCGGTACAGCAATTGGTTTTCGTATTCGACGTGGTGTTTTGACTGATATACCAGCAATACTAGTGTTTGTATCCCGCAAAGTTCACAAACGATGGCTTAGTCCAATTCAGTGTCTACCTACTGCTTTAGAG GGTCCTGGAGGTGTGTGGTGTGAAGTGGATGTGGTCGAGTTCTCCTATTTTGGTGCACCAGAGCCGACACCCAAGGAACAGTTGTACACGGAGATAGTCGATGACCTGCGGGGTAGTGATCCGTGTATTGGTTCAGGATCTCAG GTAGCAAGCCAGGAGACATATGGAACCTTGGGTGCTATTGTGAGGAGCCTATCAGGCAATCGGCAAGTTGGTTTTCTAACAAATCGGCATGTTGCTGTTGACTTAGATTACCCAAATCAGAAAATGTTCCATCCTTTACCTCCAACACTTGGACCTGGGGTATATCTGGGTTCAGTGGAGCGAGCTACATCTTTTATCAGAGACGACCTTTGGTATGGCATATTTGCTGGCGTAAATCCAG AGACATTTGTTAGGGCAGATGGTGCATTCATCCCTTTCACAGATGATTTTGATATGACCTCTGTGACTACTTCTGTAAAGGGTATAGGGGAAATGGGAGATGTCAAAGTTATAGATTTGCAATCTCCTATTAGTAGTCTCATTGGGAAGCAGGTGATGAAGGTCGGAAGAAGCTCTGGATTGACTACAGGGACTGTTTTGGCATATGCCCTTGAATACAATGATGAGAAAGGGATTTGCTTCTTGACCGATTTTCTTGTCAATGGAGAAAACCAGCAGACGTTTGACCTTGAAGGAGACAGTGGAAGTTTAATCGTGTTAAAGGGTGAGAATGGGGAGAAACCCCGACCAATTGGTATTATTTGGGGTGGAACTGCAAATAGGGGGCGGCTTAAACTAAAAGTGGGACAATCTCCTGAAAACTGGACTAGTGGAGTTGACCTTGGGCGCCTGCTTAATTTCCTTGAACTTGATATCATCACAAAAGAAGAAGCTCTTAGAG TTGCAGTACAAGAACAGAGAGCTGCCTCTGCCACAATGGTGGGCTCTACAGCTGGGGATTCTTCACCTCCTGATATAATGCTTCCAAAGGACAAAATAGAGCCTCTTGGGCTTCACATTCAACAAATTCCCTTAGAAGATGGTGTTGGTGGGCCTGATATAAACTCGTCGCCTGTGGAAGCTACATTTAACTTGGAAGAAAGTGGGATTAACTTTGGTGCAAGTGTCGAACATCAATTCATTACAAGCTTCAATGGGCAACCTCCGGCTAATCAAGAAGATCACCGTGATAAGTCAGCATACGAGAATCTCTCAGCTTTGAGGAAAGGCTCCGATGAAGACATCAGCTTTTCCTTGCAGTTGGGTGGTCATGAATCCAAGAGAAGTCGTTCAGAATCTTCACCAAGCACAGATGAACCAGAATGA
- the LOC132036618 gene encoding auxin-responsive protein SAUR76, giving the protein MKKMNLLLKKCKTLSRQLGRSSSYSSLRSKSTREDFWNVESQDNKEDYETILVGNSRRRYVIKSKYLSHPLLNALIEKSKQKHGEKDHLSVKCEVVLFDHLLWLLENADPNNLNSDSLEELADLYVV; this is encoded by the coding sequence atgaagaagatgaatctGTTACTGAAGAAGTGCAAGACTTTGTCAAGGCAACTAGGAAGAAGCTCATCTTATAGTAGTTTAAGGTCAAAGTCTACAAGAGAAGATTTTTGGAATGTGGAATCTCAAGATAATAAAGAGGATTATGAGACTATTCTTGTTGGCAACTCAAGAAGGAGATATGTGATAAAATCCAAATATTTGAGCCATCCACTATTGAATGCTCTAATAGAGAAATCAAAGCAGAAACATGGGGAGAAAGATCATCTTTCAGTTAAGTGTGAAGTTGTGCTTTTTGATCATCTTCTCTGGTTGCTTGAAAATGCTGACCCCAACAACCTGAATTCTGATTCTTTGGAGGAATTGGCCGATCTATATGTTGtttaa